Proteins from a genomic interval of Buchnera aphidicola (Brachycaudus cardui):
- a CDS encoding mannitol-1-phosphate 5-dehydrogenase has product MKALHFGAGNIGRGFIGKVLSESGFKVIFSDIDQNLIDFINSNKGYSVRTVGSNLDNTVNVKNVSAINSNNPKIIPMIATVNLITTAVGPIALDAVAMIIAQGIILKIKTQSIQPLNIIACENKIQASSFLKKAVLEKLSTKYYDYLNQYIGFIDCSIDTIIPIVHNNKNYSFLITEEFKEWIVNTNQFKGNLPKIINMTLSNNLNAFIERKLFTLNTGHAIAAYLGLIKKYKTIKDAILDKKIRFIVRCAMEESGAVLIKRYNFNKKDHLSYINSIFVRFENPFISDTLERIGRNPLQKLARNERLIKPLLGSIEYGLPYFNLVKGIAAAFHYKNKNDLESMKISSLIKKQGIKKSLIDICSLSINSKEVYSIVLEYESILKTII; this is encoded by the coding sequence ATGAAAGCACTCCATTTTGGAGCAGGAAATATTGGACGCGGTTTTATTGGTAAAGTATTATCAGAATCAGGTTTTAAAGTAATTTTTTCTGATATAGATCAAAATCTTATAGATTTTATTAATAGTAATAAAGGATATTCAGTTAGAACAGTCGGAAGTAATCTAGATAACACTGTGAATGTTAAAAATGTTAGCGCTATTAATTCTAATAATCCAAAGATTATTCCAATGATCGCTACAGTTAATTTAATTACCACTGCAGTTGGTCCTATTGCATTAGATGCAGTTGCTATGATTATTGCACAAGGAATTATATTAAAAATTAAAACACAATCTATTCAACCATTAAATATTATTGCTTGTGAAAATAAAATTCAAGCGAGTTCTTTTTTAAAAAAAGCTGTACTTGAAAAATTATCTACGAAGTATTATGATTATTTAAATCAATATATTGGTTTTATAGATTGTAGTATTGATACTATCATACCTATTGTTCATAACAATAAAAATTATTCATTTTTAATTACTGAAGAATTTAAAGAATGGATTGTCAATACTAATCAGTTTAAAGGAAATTTGCCAAAAATAATTAATATGACGCTAAGTAACAATTTAAATGCTTTTATAGAAAGAAAGTTATTTACGTTAAATACTGGTCATGCGATAGCTGCATATTTAGGTTTAATAAAAAAATATAAAACTATAAAAGATGCGATTTTAGATAAAAAAATACGTTTTATTGTTCGCTGTGCTATGGAAGAAAGTGGGGCAGTATTAATTAAACGATATAATTTTAATAAAAAAGATCATTTATCTTATATTAATAGTATTTTTGTTCGTTTTGAGAATCCATTTATATCAGATACACTTGAACGTATAGGACGAAATCCTTTACAGAAATTAGCAAGAAATGAACGTTTAATCAAACCTCTTTTAGGTAGTATAGAATATGGACTGCCTTATTTTAATTTAGTAAAAGGTATTGCTGCAGCATTTCATTATAAAAATAAAAATGATTTAGAGTCAATGAAAATTTCTTCTTTAATTAAAAAACAAGGTATTAAAAAAAGTTTGATTGACATTTGTAGTTTATCTATAAATAGTAAAGAAGTATATTCTATTGTCTTAGAATACGAATCTATTCTTAAAACAATTATATAA
- the miaA gene encoding tRNA (adenosine(37)-N6)-dimethylallyltransferase MiaA, translating into MGPTASGKSQLAINLRQYLPIELISVDSALIYRGMNIGTAKPSFLDLCHHPHRLLNIKDPSENYSAVEFQQDALKEINKIINLGKIPCLVGGTMFYYNVLLHGVSILPPANVQIREYLLQKNTKKNFLYKKLESIDPISAVRIHKNDFQRLLRAVEVFYISGKNLTELKKNNHYKLPYTILQFAIIPPNKEWLNNNIELRIKKMLMLGFQEEVENLFFRGDLHINLPSIRCIGYRQMWEYLEYKISYKDMFDKTIYATRKLAKNQLTWLKKWKDLNIILSSSPIEILIQKVLDVFQEKNNLST; encoded by the coding sequence ATGGGCCCAACAGCATCTGGAAAGAGTCAATTAGCTATTAATCTTAGACAATACTTACCAATAGAATTGATTAGTGTAGATTCTGCTTTAATTTATCGAGGAATGAATATAGGAACAGCTAAACCTAGTTTTTTAGATTTATGTCATCATCCTCATCGTTTATTAAACATTAAGGATCCAAGTGAAAATTATTCAGCTGTAGAATTTCAACAAGATGCTTTAAAAGAAATTAATAAAATTATTAATTTAGGTAAAATACCTTGTCTTGTTGGTGGGACCATGTTTTATTATAATGTATTATTACATGGAGTATCTATTTTACCACCAGCTAATGTCCAGATTCGTGAATATTTACTTCAAAAAAATACTAAAAAAAATTTTTTATATAAAAAATTAGAATCAATAGATCCTATCTCTGCTGTTCGAATTCATAAAAACGATTTTCAAAGATTATTAAGAGCTGTAGAAGTTTTTTATATTTCTGGAAAAAATTTAACAGAACTAAAAAAAAATAATCACTATAAATTACCATATACTATATTGCAATTTGCTATTATACCTCCGAATAAAGAATGGTTAAATAATAACATTGAGCTTCGTATTAAAAAAATGTTGATGTTAGGTTTTCAAGAAGAAGTAGAAAATCTTTTTTTTAGAGGAGATTTACATATAAATTTACCTTCTATTCGATGTATAGGATATCGTCAAATGTGGGAGTATCTCGAATATAAAATAAGTTACAAAGACATGTTTGACAAAACAATTTATGCAACAAGAAAACTGGCTAAAAATCAATTAACATGGTTAAAAAAATGGAAAGATCTTAATATAATATTATCCAGTTCTCCTATTGAGATTTTAATTCAAAAAGTATTAGATGTATTTCAAGAAAAAAATAATTTATCTACATAA
- the hflK gene encoding FtsH protease activity modulator HflK: MVWNKPNDNKSEPDPWGDKNSDNKNSPDNKNQKKKTLSDIKHFLYSIKNFFVKTSNSSNSSNSSNSSKKTIHPYIIIIFISFFIWCMSGFYTIKEAERGVITRFGKFSHLVQPGLNWRPIFINEVKAVNVESVRELATSGVMLTSDENVVRVEMNVQYKITNPADYLFSVTYPDDSLRQATDSALRGVIGHSTMDRVLTEGRTLVRSDTQKEIEETIKPYKMGITILDVNFQTARPPEEVKAAFDDAIAARENREQYVREAEAYSNEVEPKANGKAQRILEEARAYSSRIILEAQGEVARFSQILPEYRKSKKITLRRLYIESMERLLSKNKKIFIDKNNNNTRLFLSLDNFFSNRKLISKNFSKNINFSKNNPYFSKKDKHINYFSSLSPNSILEQRRIDSMRNDVKNSERE; encoded by the coding sequence ATGGTCTGGAACAAGCCTAATGATAATAAATCTGAACCTGATCCATGGGGGGATAAAAACAGTGACAACAAAAATAGTCCAGACAATAAGAACCAAAAAAAGAAAACTTTATCAGATATAAAACATTTTTTATATAGTATAAAAAATTTTTTTGTTAAAACATCTAATTCATCTAATTCATCTAATTCATCTAATTCATCTAAAAAAACCATTCATCCTTATATTATAATAATATTTATAAGTTTTTTTATTTGGTGTATGAGTGGTTTTTATACTATTAAAGAAGCTGAACGTGGTGTAATTACTCGTTTTGGTAAATTTAGTCATTTGGTTCAACCAGGATTAAATTGGCGACCAATTTTTATTAATGAAGTAAAAGCTGTAAATGTTGAAAGTGTACGTGAGCTAGCAACTTCAGGAGTTATGCTTACTTCAGATGAAAATGTAGTACGTGTAGAGATGAATGTACAATATAAAATAACAAATCCTGCTGACTATCTCTTTTCTGTTACTTATCCTGATGATAGTTTACGTCAAGCAACAGATAGTGCGTTACGTGGAGTTATTGGTCATTCGACTATGGATCGAGTATTAACAGAAGGAAGAACTTTAGTGCGAAGTGATACTCAAAAAGAAATTGAAGAGACAATTAAACCATATAAAATGGGAATAACTATATTAGATGTTAATTTTCAAACAGCGAGACCTCCAGAAGAAGTAAAAGCTGCTTTTGATGATGCAATCGCAGCTCGTGAAAATCGTGAGCAATATGTACGTGAAGCTGAAGCTTATTCAAATGAAGTAGAGCCTAAAGCTAATGGTAAAGCCCAAAGAATTTTAGAAGAAGCACGAGCATATTCATCACGTATAATTTTAGAAGCGCAAGGAGAAGTTGCTCGTTTTTCTCAAATCTTGCCTGAATATAGAAAATCTAAAAAAATAACTTTAAGACGTCTTTATATTGAATCGATGGAAAGATTATTGAGTAAAAATAAAAAAATATTTATTGATAAAAATAACAACAATACAAGATTGTTTTTATCTTTAGATAATTTTTTTTCTAATAGAAAACTGATAAGTAAAAATTTTTCAAAAAATATTAATTTTAGTAAAAATAATCCTTATTTTTCTAAAAAAGATAAACATATTAATTACTTC
- a CDS encoding PTS mannitol transporter subunit IICBA, producing MLSFIKLKIQNFGQFLSNMIMPNISIFIVWGIMTALFIPLGWQPNKILEQLISPIIFYLLPILIGYTGGRLIAGDRGGLVGSITTIGVITSTNIPMLLGAMIVGPLGGWIIKMFDEIIENKVKNGFEMLVNNFSIAIFGVLLAIISFFTIGPFIEWSSRILGDLIKVIVSYHLLPFISVIIEPAKIFFLNNAINHGIFSPLGIQDVSENHRSIFFLIESNPGPGLGVLIAWFFFGKGELSKSSGGAAIIEFLGGVHEIYFPYVLIKPKLIIALILGGMSGIFMLVLLEGGLVSAVSPGSILSILIMTPKGCYLSNIAAIFCSFVISFLSASLLLKFNLYNTTINDLEKNKDFLHLKTLQDNHNIYTSSFLSSVKTIIVACDAGMGSSAMGASILRKKIKNANLNHISVLNMAINLLPKHADLVITHQNLTHRAKKYAPYANHISLKNFLNNNFYDNLIKKLRENIVCLDNSNSISSIKNNIDDKNTSDNLFQLTEKNILLNQYAANKEEAINIVGKNLVKQGYVKLDYIHSMIEREKMSSTWLGESIALPHGTIEGKNSVLKTGIIFCQFPKGVHFGEDINDIAYLVIGIAAKNNEHIMVVSSITNALDNQDTIKKLSKTTDVKEVLSILSSEKF from the coding sequence ATGCTTTCATTCATTAAATTAAAAATCCAAAATTTTGGTCAATTTTTAAGTAATATGATAATGCCTAATATAAGTATTTTTATCGTATGGGGAATTATGACTGCTTTATTTATCCCATTGGGCTGGCAACCTAATAAAATTTTAGAACAGTTAATATCACCAATTATTTTTTATTTATTACCTATTTTAATTGGATATACTGGAGGTCGTTTAATTGCAGGTGATAGAGGAGGATTAGTAGGCAGTATAACTACAATAGGAGTTATTACTAGTACTAATATACCAATGTTATTAGGTGCAATGATTGTAGGTCCATTAGGTGGTTGGATCATAAAAATGTTTGATGAAATAATAGAAAATAAAGTAAAAAATGGTTTTGAAATGTTAGTAAATAATTTTTCTATTGCTATATTTGGAGTATTATTAGCAATAATTTCATTTTTCACTATTGGTCCTTTTATTGAGTGGAGCTCTCGTATTTTAGGAGATTTAATAAAAGTTATAGTATCTTATCATTTATTACCTTTTATTTCTGTCATAATAGAACCAGCTAAAATATTTTTTTTAAACAATGCAATTAATCATGGTATTTTTTCTCCATTAGGAATACAAGACGTATCAGAAAATCATCGATCCATCTTTTTTTTAATTGAATCTAATCCAGGTCCTGGATTAGGTGTATTAATCGCATGGTTTTTTTTTGGAAAAGGAGAACTATCTAAATCATCAGGAGGAGCTGCAATAATTGAGTTTTTAGGAGGAGTTCATGAAATTTATTTTCCTTATGTATTAATTAAACCAAAATTAATTATTGCTTTAATTTTAGGTGGTATGTCTGGTATTTTTATGCTTGTCTTATTAGAAGGAGGTTTGGTTTCTGCAGTATCACCAGGCTCTATTTTATCTATCTTGATTATGACACCTAAAGGTTGTTACTTGTCCAATATTGCTGCTATTTTTTGTTCCTTTGTAATTTCTTTTCTCAGCGCTTCTTTATTGTTAAAATTTAATCTATATAACACTACAATAAACGATTTGGAAAAAAATAAAGATTTTTTACATTTAAAAACGTTACAAGATAATCATAATATTTACACATCTAGCTTTTTAAGTAGCGTTAAAACGATTATAGTTGCTTGTGACGCAGGAATGGGATCGAGTGCTATGGGTGCAAGTATTTTACGTAAAAAAATAAAAAATGCTAATTTAAATCATATTTCTGTATTAAATATGGCTATTAATTTATTGCCTAAACATGCAGATTTAGTCATTACACATCAAAATTTAACTCATCGCGCTAAAAAATATGCTCCTTATGCTAATCATATATCTTTAAAAAACTTTCTTAATAATAATTTTTATGATAATTTAATAAAAAAATTAAGAGAAAATATAGTCTGTTTAGATAATAGTAATTCCATTTCTAGTATAAAAAATAATATCGACGATAAAAATACATCAGATAATCTATTCCAGTTAACAGAAAAAAATATTCTACTTAATCAATATGCAGCTAATAAAGAAGAGGCAATTAATATTGTAGGTAAGAATTTAGTAAAACAAGGATATGTTAAGCTTGATTATATTCATTCTATGATAGAAAGAGAAAAAATGTCTTCAACTTGGTTAGGAGAATCAATAGCATTACCTCATGGCACTATCGAAGGGAAAAACTCTGTTTTAAAAACAGGTATCATTTTTTGTCAATTTCCAAAAGGTGTTCATTTTGGAGAAGATATAAATGATATTGCTTATCTTGTAATTGGGATAGCTGCTAAAAATAATGAGCATATTATGGTAGTCAGTAGTATTACTAATGCATTAGATAATCAAGATACGATTAAAAAACTATCTAAAACAACTGACGTAAAAGAAGTTTTATCGATTTTAAGTAGTGAAAAATTTTAA